A genomic stretch from Limanda limanda chromosome 11, fLimLim1.1, whole genome shotgun sequence includes:
- the esrp1 gene encoding LOW QUALITY PROTEIN: epithelial splicing regulatory protein 1 (The sequence of the model RefSeq protein was modified relative to this genomic sequence to represent the inferred CDS: substituted 1 base at 1 genomic stop codon), producing MTAQVDYLVVAFTATSGASGDLLGSDEKELVRLVWQLVDVKNKKLGRVNELLIKPDLSDMTEEKEEEDVVEESVEEENGSGAECVSTSANLEAALNQFHLQLTNEVNSAGAGTSVCLCTDGQLHIRQVIHPEAASKNILVPDCFYSFFDLRKEFKKHFPSSDLKASTVHIMADDFLNFYFDSAVSXAAVQQVQMMASIVLALLSEPFGHTFSNSERVSEKFETGTCSKMEKVCDNTVIRARGLPWQSSDQDIARFFRGLNIAKGGAALCLNAQGRRNGEALVRFVSEEHRDLALQRHKHHMGNRYIEVYKATGEDFLKIAGGTSNEVAMFLSREDQIIVRMRGLPFIATHEQVLAFFSPGDGFKETCPVSGGRDGILFVHYPDGRPTGDAFVLFACEEHAQCALRKHKEILGRRYIELFKSTAAEVQQVLNRYSSAPLISVAPAPLVSVLPAVSLLPPPGGLRDCLRLRGLPYTASIEDILTFLGEFTHDIRPHGVHMVLNQQGRPSGDCFIQMTSAERALQASQRLHKHVMSSQRGANSRYVEVFPCSAEEMGLVLMGGSLSHTLTHTHNRSRSGTGLSPPPCLSPPSYAFSPAPPVFPSEAAAALYPPIGQVLLTPRHLPPGHAYYPNTAQLYMNYTAYYPSPPGSPNTLGFFPSPSSISSQGGLMRMPGLPYGSNGVKELLNAVQGYQYAPEDALLHAHGALHAHDPARTMLTQPKEWVCI from the exons ATGACGGCGCAGGTAGATTACCTGGTGGTGGCTTTCACCGCCACATCTGGCGCCAGCGGGGACCTGCTGGGATCCGACGAGAAGGAGCTGGTGCGGCTGGTCTGGCAGCTGGTGGACGTCAAGAACAAAAag TTGGGCCGGGTGAATGAGCTCCTCATCAAGCCTGACCTCTCCGACAtgacggaggagaaggaggaggaggatgtggtgGAGGAGAGCGTTGAGGAGGAGAACGGATCAGGAGCAGAGTGCGTCTCCACATCCGCAAACCTCGAGGCAGCTTTAAACCAG TTTCACCTACAGCTGACAAACGAGGTGAACAGTGCGGGCGCGGGCAcgtcggtgtgtttgtgtacagacGGGCAGCTCCACATCCGCCAAGTGATTCACCCCGAGGCCGCCAGCAAG AACATCCTGGTGCCCGACTGTTTCTACTCGTTCTTCGACCTGCGGAAAGAGTTCAAGAAGCACTTCCCCTCATCTGACCTCAAGGCTTCGACTGTGCACATCATGGCAGA tgactttttaaacttttattttgactctgctgtaagtt AGGCAGCCGTACAGCAGGTCCAGATGATGGCCAGCATCGTCCTTGCACTGCTATCTGAGCCATTCG GTCACACATTTTCTAACTCGGAGAGAGTAAGTGAGAAGTTTGAGACTGGAACCTG CAGTAAGATGGAGAAAGTGTGCGACAACACAGTGATCAGAGCCAGAGGGTTGCCATGGCAGTCCTCTGATCAGGATATTGCTCGATTCTTCAGAGGACTCAACATTGCCAA AGGAGGGGCTGCACTGTGTCTGAACGCTCAGGGGAGGAGGAACGGAGAAGCTCTGGTTCGTTTTGTCAGTGAAGAACACAGAGACCTggctctgcagagacacaaacaccatATGGGCAACAGATACATAGAG GTTTACAAAGCAACAGGAGAGGACTTCCTGAAGATAGCTGGAG gTACCTCCAATGAGGTGGCGATGTTCCTGTCCCGTGAGGACCAGATCATAGTGAGGATGCGGGGTCTTCCATTCATCGCCACACACGAGCAGGTGCTCGCCTTCTTCTCCCCAGGAGACGGCTTTAAAGAGACGTGTCCCGTCAGTGGAGGCAGGGATGGCATCCTATTTGTTCACTATCCAGACGGACGTCCCACTGGCGATGCGTTTGTCCTGTTTGCCTGCGAGGAACACGCCCAGTGTGCCCTGAGGAAACACAAGGAAATCCTGGGGAGAAGATACATTGAGCTGTTTAAGAGCACGGCAGCAGAGGTCCAACAG gtgTTGAACCGGTACTCATCAGCCCCTCTGATCTCTGTGGCCCCTGCCCCCTTGGTGTCAGTTCTACCTGCggtgtctcttcttcctcctccgggTGGTTTGAGGGACTGTCTGAGGCTGAGGGGGCTGCCTTACACAGCGAGCATAGAGGACATCCTCACCTTCCTGGGCGAGTTTACACACGACATCAGACCACATGGTGTGCACATGGTCCTCAACCAGCAG GGCCGTCCGTCAGGCGACTGCTTCATCCAGATGACCTCAGCAGAGAGAGCACTTCAGGCCTCACAGCGGCTCCACAAGCATGTGATGTCCAGCCAGCGAGGGGCGAACAGCCGCTACGTGGAGGTGTTCCCCTGCAGCGCAGAGGAGATGGGCCTGGTGCTGATGGGAggctcgctctcacacacacttacacacacacacaaccggaGCAGGAGTGGGACAGGGCTCAGCCCGCCGCCAT GTCTATCGCCGCCATCGTACGCCTTCTCTCCCGCGCCACCCGTCTTCCCTTCAGAGGCCGCTGCTGCCCTCTACCCTCCCATTGGTCAGGTGTTGCTGACCCCTCGCCACCTGCCGCCAGGACACGCCTACTACCCCAACACAGCTCAGCTATACATGAACTACACAGCGTACTACCCCAG tCCACCTGGCTCACCCAACACCTTAGGATTcttcccctccccctcctccatctcctctcaaGGGGGGTTGATGCGTATGCCAGGTTTGCCTTACGGCAGCAATGGAGTCAAAGAGCTGCTTAATGCCGTGCAGGGATACCAG TACGCCCCCGAGGATGCTCTCTTGCACGCCCATGGGGCCCTGCATGCTCACGACCCGGCCAGGACAATGCTTACGCAGCCCAAAGAATGGGTGTGTATTTAA